In Harmonia axyridis chromosome 6, icHarAxyr1.1, whole genome shotgun sequence, a single window of DNA contains:
- the LOC123682791 gene encoding potassium/sodium hyperpolarization-activated cyclic nucleotide-gated channel 1-like, with product MSKPHICSVQHETSQTFLPYSEDTKNIFKKCLRNLRHWSLVWKRHPQFSHFYKSTTAYLVERKLHSSSRYSYIIHPMSRLCFGMELVLMISYPFAFIYYPLASSFYKLKHLYHKGYNGAETIFQCIFMLEIIMRFFIGRKNSRLKKVIINQKEIIKKYILSIYFFVDICGALPITYALPFTEDRKILICLASVRSLKILRLGSFVSYLHNSLKVLHMSAYQGVIKFIAITGFSIHWFTCLHYGMKRIRYAFIEPTTDYSQIYRNITNSPYVDTAYKTMGIILAARRDHCLDRALEHKIYCFLFLLTGRIIILILGVVLINQILQGAELDTKYREVLGQLNEFMSRKKLPLATRKKLIAFYEYKFQGKYVKEKKMENLLSDRLKKEVNFHSSNQLIKQVKIFEDVPTKILGEVLSHLKSEVFLPNDIIISAGSPSECMYFIASGTVAVTTASGREVCHLEDGGYFGESALVLNYKKSMSNITALEICETYRLDSKTFRNCFKSNPGIYQKLKAEAEKRELETQKMEEEFQEKLFLETYLVDRRKNTYESGSQRYSAHN from the exons ATGTCAAAGCCACATATCTGCTCCGTACAACATGAGACGTCTCAGACGTTCTTACCGTACAGCGAAGACaccaaaaatatattcaaaaaatgtctcAGAAATCTGCGTCATTGGAGTCTGGTTTGGAAAAGACATCCTCAGTTTTCCCATTTCTATAAAAGTACCACTGCCTATCTGGTTGAAAGAAAGTTGCATTCTTCTAGCAGATACTCTTATATAATTCACCCAATGAGTAGATTATG ttttggcaTGGAATTAGTCCTGATGATATCTTACCCATTCGCATTTATTTATTATCCATTAGCTTCTTCTTTTTACAAATTGAAACACCTTTACCACAAAGGGTACAATGGCGCAGAGACAATATTTCAGTGCATTTTTATGCTGGAGATTATAATGAGATTCTTTATTGGTAGAAAAAATTCCAGACTGAAGAAAGTTATAATCAATCAGAAGGAAATCATAAA AAAATACATTCTCAGTATCTATTTCTTCGTTGATATTTGTGGTGCGTTACCAATCACATATGCCTTACCGTTTACAGAGGACAGAAAAATTCTTATATGTCTGGCATCAGTGAGATCCCTGAAAATTTTGAGACTTGGATCATTCGTATCATATTTACATAATTCATTAAAG GTACTGCATATGTCAGCCTACCAAGGAGTGATCAAATTCATTGCGATTACAGGATTCTCAATTCACTGGTTCACTTGTCTTCATTATGGAATGAAACGAATTCGTTACGCATTCATTGAACCTACTACAGATTACTCACAGATCTACAGAAATATAACAAATTCTCCATATGTTGATACTGCTTACAAAACAATGGGGATAATATTAG CTGCAAGACGTGACCATTGTTTAGATAGAGCACTAGAACATAAAATATATTGTTTTCTTTTCCTGTTGACTGGAAGGATTATAATCCTGATTCTAGGAG tcGTCTTGATTAATCAAATACTACAAGGGGCAGAGCTGGATACAAAGTACCGAGAAGTTTTGGgtcaattgaatgaatttatgtCACGTAAGAAGCTACCACTAGCTACAAGAAAGAAATTAATCGCTTTCTATGAATACAAATTTCAAGGTAAATACGTGAAGGAgaagaagatggaaaatttaCTATCAG ATCGGCTCAAGAAAGAAGTTAACTTCCATTCAAGTAACCAACTAATCAAGCAAGTGAAAATCTTCGAAGATGTTCCTACGAAAATCTTAGGAGAAGTACTGAGCCATCTTAAGTCGGAAGTTTTTTTACCGAATGATATCATCATAAGTGCTGGTTCTCCTTCTGAATGTATGTACTTCATAGCAAGTGGAACAGTGGCTGTGACTACAGCATCCGGCAGAGAG GTTTGCCACCTGGAAGATGGTGGTTACTTCGGGGAATCAGCTTTAGTACTGAACTATAAAAAGTCGATGTCTAACATAACAGCATTAGAAATATGCGAAACATATCGTTTGGATTCAAAAACATTCAGAAATTGTTTCAAGAGCAATCctggaatatatcagaaattgaaAGCGGAGGCGGAAAAAAGAGAGCTTGAAACTCAGAAAATGGAAGAGGAATTTCAAGAGAAACTTTTTCTCGAAACTTACCTTGTCGATAGACGAAAAAATACCTACGAGTCTGGCTCACAAAGATATTCAGCTcataattga
- the LOC123682789 gene encoding potassium/sodium hyperpolarization-activated cyclic nucleotide-gated channel 1-like isoform X1 encodes MSMPHICSVQHETSQTFLPYNENTKNVYKKFLRYLLDWSLVWKRHPQFSHFYKSTTAYLVERKLHASSRYFYIIHPMSRLSFGMELVLMMSYPFAFIYYPLASSFFKLKHLYRKGYSRTETTFQCIFMLEIILRFFIGRKHSRLKKVIINQRVIIKKYILSFYFIIDICGALPITYALPLTEDKIILICLASMRTLKILRIGSFLSYLHDLLKVLHLSAYQGVIKFVTIIGFTIHWFTCIHYGVKRVRYIFIEPNTGYSVIYRNVTNSPYLDTAYKTMGTILAARRDSPYRTAIEHKILNCLFLLCGRVIILFLGVVLINQILQTAEMDIKYRDVLGQLNEFMKRKKLPLATRNRLIAFYEYKFQGKYVKEKKIENLLSDRLKKEVNFHSSNQLIKQVQIFEDVPTKILGEVLSHLKSEVFLPNDIIISAGSPAECMYFIASGTVAVTTASGREVCHLEDGGYFGEAALVLNYKKSMCNITALEICETYRLDSKTFRNCFKSNPGIFQKLKAEAEKRELETQKLEEEFQEKLFLKTYLGDRRRETYDSIQSGTQRDSQQKFM; translated from the exons ATGTCAATGCCACATATCTGCTCCGTACAACATGAGACTTCTCAGACGTTCTTACCGTACAACGAAAACACCAAAAATGTATACAAAAAATTTCTCAGATATCTACTTGATTGGAGTTTGGTTTGGAAGAGACATCCTCAGTTTTCCCATTTCTATAAGAGTACAACTGCTTATCTGGTAGAAAGGAAGTTGCACGCTTCTAGCAGATACTTTTATATAATTCACCCAATGAGTAGATTGAG ttTTGGCATGGAATTAGTCCTGATGATGTCTTATCCATTCGCATTCATTTATTATCCACTagcttcttcttttttcaaattgaaacaccTTTACCGTAAAGGGTACAGTCGCACAGAGACAACATTTCAGTGCATTTTCATGTTAGAGATTATATTGAGGTTCTTTATTGGAAGGAAACATTCCAGACTGAAGAAAGTTATAATCAATCAAAGGGTGATTATAAA AAAATACATTCtcagtttttatttcatcattgaTATTTGTGGTGCCTTGCCAATCACATATGCTTTACCGCTTACAGAAGACAAAATAATTCTTATATGTTTGGCATCAATGAGAACCctgaaaattttgagaattggATCATTCCTATCATATTTACATGATTTATTGAAG GTTCTACATTTATCAGCCTATCAGGGAGTGATCaaattcgttacgattataggATTCACAATTCACTGGTTCACTTGTATTCATTATGGAGTAAAACGAGTCCGTTACATATTCATTGAACCTAATACAGGCTACTCAGTGATCTACAGGAATGTTACAAATTCGCCATATCTTGATACTGCTTACAAAACAATGGGAACAATATTAG CTGCAAGACGTGACAGTCCTTATAGGACAGCAATAGAACATAAAATATTAAACTGCCTTTTTCTATTGTGTGGAAGGGTTATAATCCTGTTTCTAGGTG TCGTCTTGATTAATCAAATACTACAAACAGCAGAAATGGATATAAAGTACCGTGATGTTTTGGGTCAATTGAATGAATTCATGAAACGTAAGAAGCTACCACTAGCAACAAGAAACAGACTTATCGCTTTCTATGAATACAAATTTCAAGGAAAATACGTGAAGgagaagaaaatagaaaatttactATCAG ATCGGCTCAAGAAAGAAGTTAACTTCCATTCAAGTAACCAACTGATCAAGCAAGTgcaaattttcgaagatgttcCCACGAAAATTTTAGGAGAAGTACTGAGCCACCTAAAATCCGAAGTGTTTTTGCCGAATGATATCATCATAAGTGCTGGTTCTCCTGCTGAATGTATGTACTTCATAGCAAGTGGTACAGTGGCTGTGACTACAGCTTCCGGCAGAGAG GTTTGCCACCTGGAAGATGGAGGTTACTTCGGTGAGGCAGCTTTAGTACTGAACTATAAAAAGTCGATGTGTAACATTACAGCATTAGAAATATGTGAAACATACCGTTTAGATTCAAAAACATTCAGAAATTGTTTCAAGAGCAATCCcggaatatttcagaaattgaaaGCAGAGGCGGAAAAAAGAGAACTTGAGACTCAGAAATTGGAAGAGGAATTTCAAGAGAAACTTTTCCTCAAGACGTACCTTGGTGATAGAAGAAGAGAAACCTACGATTCTATTCAGTCTGGCACACAAAGAGATTCACAACAAAAATTCATGTAA
- the LOC123682789 gene encoding potassium/sodium hyperpolarization-activated cyclic nucleotide-gated channel 1-like isoform X2: protein MSMPHICSVQHETSQTFLPYNENTKNVYKKFLRYLLDWSLVWKRHPQFSHFYKSTTAYLVERKLHASSRYFYIIHPMSRLSFGMELVLMMSYPFAFIYYPLASSFFKLKHLYRKGYSRTETTFQCIFMLEIILRFFIGRKHSRLKKVIINQRVIIKKYILSFYFIIDICGALPITYALPLTEDKIILICLASMRTLKILRIGSFLSYLHDLLKVLHLSAYQGVIKFVTIIGFTIHWFTCIHYGVKRVRYIFIEPNTGYSVIYRNVTNSPYLDTAYKTMGTILAARRDSPYRTAIEHKILNCLFLLCGRVIILFLGVVLINQILQTAEMDIKYRDVLGQLNEFMKRKKLPLATRNRLIAFYEYKFQGKYVKEKKIENLLSDRLKKEVNFHSSNQLIKQVQIFEDVPTKILGEVLSHLKSEVFLPNDIIISAGSPAECMYFIASGTVAVTTASGREVCHLEDGGYFALEICETYRLDSKTFRNCFKSNPGIFQKLKAEAEKRELETQKLEEEFQEKLFLKTYLGDRRRETYDSIQSGTQRDSQQKFM from the exons ATGTCAATGCCACATATCTGCTCCGTACAACATGAGACTTCTCAGACGTTCTTACCGTACAACGAAAACACCAAAAATGTATACAAAAAATTTCTCAGATATCTACTTGATTGGAGTTTGGTTTGGAAGAGACATCCTCAGTTTTCCCATTTCTATAAGAGTACAACTGCTTATCTGGTAGAAAGGAAGTTGCACGCTTCTAGCAGATACTTTTATATAATTCACCCAATGAGTAGATTGAG ttTTGGCATGGAATTAGTCCTGATGATGTCTTATCCATTCGCATTCATTTATTATCCACTagcttcttcttttttcaaattgaaacaccTTTACCGTAAAGGGTACAGTCGCACAGAGACAACATTTCAGTGCATTTTCATGTTAGAGATTATATTGAGGTTCTTTATTGGAAGGAAACATTCCAGACTGAAGAAAGTTATAATCAATCAAAGGGTGATTATAAA AAAATACATTCtcagtttttatttcatcattgaTATTTGTGGTGCCTTGCCAATCACATATGCTTTACCGCTTACAGAAGACAAAATAATTCTTATATGTTTGGCATCAATGAGAACCctgaaaattttgagaattggATCATTCCTATCATATTTACATGATTTATTGAAG GTTCTACATTTATCAGCCTATCAGGGAGTGATCaaattcgttacgattataggATTCACAATTCACTGGTTCACTTGTATTCATTATGGAGTAAAACGAGTCCGTTACATATTCATTGAACCTAATACAGGCTACTCAGTGATCTACAGGAATGTTACAAATTCGCCATATCTTGATACTGCTTACAAAACAATGGGAACAATATTAG CTGCAAGACGTGACAGTCCTTATAGGACAGCAATAGAACATAAAATATTAAACTGCCTTTTTCTATTGTGTGGAAGGGTTATAATCCTGTTTCTAGGTG TCGTCTTGATTAATCAAATACTACAAACAGCAGAAATGGATATAAAGTACCGTGATGTTTTGGGTCAATTGAATGAATTCATGAAACGTAAGAAGCTACCACTAGCAACAAGAAACAGACTTATCGCTTTCTATGAATACAAATTTCAAGGAAAATACGTGAAGgagaagaaaatagaaaatttactATCAG ATCGGCTCAAGAAAGAAGTTAACTTCCATTCAAGTAACCAACTGATCAAGCAAGTgcaaattttcgaagatgttcCCACGAAAATTTTAGGAGAAGTACTGAGCCACCTAAAATCCGAAGTGTTTTTGCCGAATGATATCATCATAAGTGCTGGTTCTCCTGCTGAATGTATGTACTTCATAGCAAGTGGTACAGTGGCTGTGACTACAGCTTCCGGCAGAGAG GTTTGCCACCTGGAAGATGGAGGTTACTTCG CATTAGAAATATGTGAAACATACCGTTTAGATTCAAAAACATTCAGAAATTGTTTCAAGAGCAATCCcggaatatttcagaaattgaaaGCAGAGGCGGAAAAAAGAGAACTTGAGACTCAGAAATTGGAAGAGGAATTTCAAGAGAAACTTTTCCTCAAGACGTACCTTGGTGATAGAAGAAGAGAAACCTACGATTCTATTCAGTCTGGCACACAAAGAGATTCACAACAAAAATTCATGTAA